From Xyrauchen texanus isolate HMW12.3.18 chromosome 9, RBS_HiC_50CHRs, whole genome shotgun sequence, the proteins below share one genomic window:
- the LOC127649071 gene encoding neurogenic differentiation factor 6-B — translation MLTVPFEDPDMMRESQFGARFPRQEDVRALNNASNMELKEAEDDSTDREEEEEEEEREDDRDENGLLKKKGPRKKKFPEGRVERVKVRRQEANARERSRMHGLNDALESLRKVVPCYSKTQKLSKIETLRLAKNYIWALSETLSAGKRPDLLAFVQTLCKGLSQPTTNLVAGCLQLNARNFLTDQNGEVSFSGRPPYDALYPYPNAEMGTPTGLSSGTRDSAKPFRPYNYYASYESYYDSASPEGGSPHFDGQISPPINYNGIFSLKKHEDQVEYSKNCHYGMRYCNVPGRGSMYRVSPDSHFPYDLHPRSQSLQSQDELNTGFHN, via the coding sequence ATGTTAACAGTACCATTCGAAGATCCAGACATGATGCGCGAATCTCAGTTCGGTGCAAGATTCCCGCGCCAAGAAGACGTTCGCGCGCTCAATAACGCCTCCAACATGGAGCTCAAGGAGGCTGAGGACGACAGCACGGAcagggaagaagaagaagaagaagaagaaagagaggATGACCGGGACGAGAACGGTCTCCTTAAGAAGAAAGGCCCGCGAAAAAAGAAGTTTCCCGAAGGACGCGTCGAGCGCGTGAAAGTGCGACGCCAAGAAGCGAACGCGCGCGAGCGCAGCCGCATGCACGGGCTGAACGACGCGCTAGAGAGTCTGCGCAAGGTCGTGCCCTGCTACTCCAAAACGCAAAAACTCTCCAAGATCGAGACTTTGAGGCTGGCCAAGAATTACATCTGGGCTCTATCTGAGACTCTGAGTGCGGGCAAGAGACCCGACCTGCTCGCCTTTGTGCAGACCCTGTGCAAGGgactatcgcagcccaccaccaACTTGGTTGCGGGCTGCCTGCAGTTGAACGCCAGAAATTTCCTCACCGATCAAAATGGGGAAGTGTCGTTCTCTGGCAGGCCTCCATATGATGCTCTGTATCCATACCCGAACGCTGAGATGGGCACGCCCACCGGCCTCAGCTCTGGTACCAGGGACAGCGCCAAACCGTTCCGGCCATATAACTATTACGCGTCCTACGAGTCCTATTACGACAGTGCCTCTCCGGAGGGCGGTAGTCCCCATTTTGACGGCCAAATAAGCCCCCCGATCAATTATAATGGAATTTTCTCCCTTAAAAAACACGAGGACCAAGTAGAGTACAGTAAGAACTGCCATTATGGAATGAGATACTGTAACGTGCCTGGTCGGGGCTCCATGTACCGCGTTTCCCCAGACAGTCATTTCCCTTATGACTTGCATCCCCGCAGCCAATCGTTGCAGAGCCAGGACGAATTAAATACGGGTTTCCATAATTAA